A region of Bacillus cabrialesii DNA encodes the following proteins:
- the slrR gene encoding HTH-type transcriptional regulator SlrR — MIGRIIRLYRKRKGYSINQLAVESGVSKSYLSKIERGVHTNPSVQFLKKVSATLDVELTELFDAETMMYEKISGSDEEWRVHLVQAVQAGMEKEELFTFTNIMKKEQPETASYRNRKLTESNIEEWKALMAEAREIGLTVQEVKSFFKTMGR; from the coding sequence ATGATTGGAAGAATTATCCGTTTATACCGTAAAAGAAAAGGCTATTCTATTAATCAGCTGGCTGTTGAGTCAGGTGTGTCTAAATCCTATTTAAGCAAGATTGAAAGAGGCGTTCATACGAATCCGTCCGTTCAATTTTTAAAAAAAGTTTCCGCCACACTGGATGTAGAATTAACAGAATTATTCGACGCAGAAACGATGATGTATGAAAAAATCAGCGGAAGTGATGAAGAATGGCGCGTGCATCTTGTGCAAGCCGTTCAAGCCGGAATGGAAAAGGAAGAGCTGTTCACTTTTACGAACATAATGAAGAAAGAGCAGCCTGAAACCGCTTCCTATCGCAACCGTAAACTGACAGAATCGAATATAGAAGAATGGAAAGCGCTGATGGCGGAAGCAAGAGAAATCGGCTTAACTGTCCAGGAAGTTAAATCCTTTTTCAAAACGATGGGAAGATAA
- a CDS encoding YveK family protein: MNENMSFKELYAIVRHRFVLILLITIGVTLITGFVQFKVISPTYQASTQVLIHESDGEENSNLSDIQRNLQYSSTFQSIMKSTALMEEVKGELHLSESPISLKGKVITSSENESEIITVAVQDHDPAKAAEIANTLVNKFEKEVDERMNVQGVHILSEAKASESPMIKPARLRNMVMAFGAAVMGGITLAFFLHFLDDTCKSARQLSERTGLPCLGSVPDVQKRRNRGIKHFGE, encoded by the coding sequence ATGAATGAGAATATGAGTTTTAAAGAATTATATGCGATTGTCAGACACAGATTCGTACTGATTCTGCTCATCACAATCGGCGTTACCCTGATTACGGGTTTTGTGCAATTTAAGGTTATTTCACCGACCTATCAGGCGTCGACACAAGTGCTGATTCATGAATCAGACGGTGAAGAAAACTCGAATCTCAGTGACATCCAGAGAAATCTTCAATACAGCAGCACGTTCCAATCGATTATGAAAAGCACTGCCTTGATGGAAGAGGTCAAGGGAGAATTGCACCTTTCTGAATCACCTATCTCGCTGAAAGGAAAAGTCATTACCAGCAGTGAAAATGAATCAGAAATTATCACCGTTGCCGTCCAGGATCACGATCCGGCGAAAGCGGCTGAGATTGCGAACACATTAGTGAATAAGTTTGAAAAAGAAGTAGATGAACGAATGAATGTACAAGGCGTGCATATTTTATCAGAGGCGAAGGCTTCTGAAAGCCCGATGATCAAGCCGGCCAGGCTGCGAAATATGGTCATGGCTTTTGGCGCTGCAGTCATGGGCGGCATTACACTGGCATTTTTTCTGCATTTTCTCGACGATACGTGCAAAAGCGCGCGGCAGCTCAGCGAGAGAACCGGATTGCCGTGTTTAGGCTCCGTCCCTGATGTCCAAAAGAGGCGGAATCGCGGGATAAAACATTTCGGGGAGTGA
- the sacB gene encoding levansucrase, with the protein MNFKKFAKQATALTFTTALLAGGATQAFAKETTQKPYKESYGISHITRHDMLQIPEQQKSEKYQVPEFDQSTIKNISSAKGLDVWDSWPLQNADGTVANYHGYHIVFALAGDPKNADDTSIYMFYQKVGETSIDSWKNAGRVFKDSDKFDANDSILKDQTQEWSGSATFTSDGHIRLFYTDFSGKHYGKQTLTTAQVNVSTTDSSLNINGVEDYKSIFDGDGKTYQNVQQFIDEGNYSSGDNHTLRDPHYVEDKGHKYLVFEANTGTEDGYQGEESLFNKTYYGKSTSFFRQESKKLLQSDKKRTAELANGALGMIELNDDYTLKKVMKPLIASNTVTDEIERANVFKMNGKWYLFTDSRGSKMTIDGITSNDIYMLGYVSDSLTGPYKPLNKTGLVLKMDLDPNDVTFTYSHFAVPQAEGNNVVITSYMTNRGFFADKQATFAPSFLLNIKGKKTSVVKDSILEQGQLTVNK; encoded by the coding sequence ATGAACTTCAAAAAGTTTGCAAAACAAGCAACAGCATTAACCTTTACTACTGCACTGCTGGCAGGAGGCGCGACTCAAGCGTTTGCGAAAGAAACAACTCAAAAACCGTATAAGGAATCTTACGGCATTAGCCATATTACACGCCATGACATGCTGCAAATCCCTGAACAGCAAAAAAGTGAAAAATATCAGGTTCCTGAATTCGACCAATCCACAATTAAAAATATCTCTTCTGCAAAAGGCCTGGACGTTTGGGACAGCTGGCCATTGCAAAACGCTGATGGCACAGTCGCAAACTATCACGGCTACCACATCGTCTTTGCATTAGCGGGAGACCCTAAAAATGCGGATGACACATCCATCTACATGTTCTATCAAAAAGTCGGCGAAACTTCTATTGACAGCTGGAAAAACGCTGGCCGCGTCTTCAAAGACAGCGACAAATTCGATGCAAATGATTCAATCCTGAAAGACCAAACACAAGAATGGTCTGGTTCAGCGACATTCACATCTGACGGTCACATCCGTTTGTTCTACACTGACTTTTCTGGTAAACATTACGGCAAACAAACACTGACAACTGCACAAGTTAACGTATCAACTACAGACAGCTCTCTGAACATCAACGGTGTAGAAGATTACAAATCAATCTTTGACGGTGACGGCAAAACGTATCAAAATGTACAGCAGTTCATCGATGAAGGCAACTACAGCTCAGGCGATAACCATACGCTGAGAGATCCGCACTACGTAGAGGATAAAGGTCACAAATACTTAGTATTTGAAGCGAACACTGGCACTGAAGACGGCTACCAAGGCGAAGAATCATTATTTAACAAAACTTACTATGGCAAAAGCACATCATTCTTCCGTCAAGAAAGCAAAAAGCTTCTGCAAAGTGATAAAAAGCGCACTGCTGAATTAGCTAACGGCGCACTCGGCATGATCGAGCTAAATGATGACTACACACTGAAAAAAGTGATGAAACCGCTGATTGCATCTAACACAGTCACAGATGAAATCGAACGCGCGAACGTCTTTAAAATGAATGGCAAATGGTATCTGTTCACTGACTCTCGCGGATCAAAAATGACAATCGACGGCATTACATCTAATGACATTTACATGCTTGGTTATGTTTCTGATTCCCTAACTGGCCCATACAAGCCGCTGAACAAAACAGGCCTTGTGTTAAAAATGGATCTTGATCCTAACGATGTGACATTTACTTACTCACACTTCGCTGTTCCTCAAGCTGAAGGAAACAATGTCGTGATTACAAGCTACATGACAAACAGAGGATTCTTCGCAGACAAACAAGCAACGTTTGCGCCAAGCTTCCTTCTGAACATCAAAGGCAAGAAAACATCTGTTGTGAAAGACAGTATCCTTGAACAAGGACAATTAACAGTTAACAAATAA
- a CDS encoding C1q-like domain-containing protein — protein MPSRPTKWIKRNDLPEPLLSPSVMQGRNGNTPSAQQNQLFTPIANQPASAFRATSNMNLSVAANAASGVLFQNVQFDLANEYNPGTSTFSPRAPGVYSLNASVEFQPNAIVDFNLEVVFLVNQNVVGGNNKTQAGNLPAIVAITEILQLNAGDTVTVAMRSTAAGVIQATTRTRFAAARVPSPTS, from the coding sequence ATGCCGTCACGGCCAACTAAATGGATTAAGAGGAACGATCTGCCGGAGCCTCTTTTATCACCAAGTGTTATGCAAGGAAGAAATGGAAACACCCCATCAGCTCAACAAAACCAGCTTTTCACACCAATTGCTAACCAGCCTGCTTCTGCTTTCAGAGCCACCAGCAATATGAATCTGTCAGTGGCTGCAAATGCAGCAAGCGGAGTTTTATTTCAAAATGTTCAATTTGATTTGGCGAATGAATATAACCCCGGCACATCTACATTTTCACCGAGAGCACCAGGCGTATATTCTCTTAATGCATCAGTTGAGTTTCAACCGAATGCGATTGTTGACTTCAACTTAGAAGTCGTATTTCTTGTGAATCAAAATGTGGTAGGCGGAAATAACAAAACTCAAGCAGGGAATCTCCCAGCAATCGTAGCCATTACAGAAATTCTTCAGCTAAACGCCGGAGATACGGTCACAGTTGCAATGAGAAGTACTGCAGCCGGAGTCATTCAAGCGACTACGAGAACCCGTTTTGCAGCCGCTAGAGTTCCTTCTCCGACTTCGTAA
- a CDS encoding aspartate/glutamate racemase family protein has translation MIGILAGMGPKSTSPFIDKVIDYCQKLYGAENDIDYPHMMIYSCPTPFYADRPVDHDEMKRAIINGAIKLEKTGVDFIALPCNTAHVYYEEIQRELSVPLLHIIEETIKEIPHTAKKAAVLGTDSTMQSAIYQKGLKANGQEAVHNDHWQQAVNQLIAAIKQPNHMEYTQALWQTLYEEISQHADIIISACTDLNAVLDHIQSEIPIIDSADCLAKSTVSTYLSYQS, from the coding sequence ATGATCGGAATATTAGCCGGAATGGGACCGAAATCGACATCGCCGTTTATTGATAAGGTCATTGATTACTGTCAGAAGCTGTATGGCGCTGAAAACGATATCGACTATCCGCACATGATGATCTATTCATGTCCGACACCCTTTTATGCGGATCGTCCCGTTGACCATGATGAGATGAAAAGGGCGATTATTAATGGAGCGATAAAGCTCGAGAAAACAGGCGTTGATTTCATTGCTCTTCCTTGTAATACGGCACATGTGTACTATGAAGAGATTCAGCGGGAATTGTCGGTTCCTTTGTTACATATCATTGAGGAAACGATAAAAGAAATTCCGCATACTGCAAAAAAAGCGGCGGTTTTAGGAACAGATTCAACCATGCAATCCGCCATCTATCAAAAAGGGCTGAAGGCAAACGGACAAGAAGCTGTTCACAATGATCATTGGCAGCAGGCTGTGAATCAGCTCATCGCCGCAATCAAACAGCCGAATCATATGGAGTACACACAAGCATTGTGGCAGACGCTATATGAAGAAATCAGTCAGCATGCAGACATCATCATTTCAGCCTGCACGGATTTAAATGCGGTGTTAGATCATATTCAAAGTGAGATTCCGATTATCGATTCCGCTGACTGTCTTGCAAAAAGCACTGTCAGCACATATCTTTCTTATCAAAGCTAA
- a CDS encoding carboxylesterase/lipase family protein: protein MSHKTITTQYGKVKGTIENGVHIWKGIPYAKPPIGQSRFKAPAPPEAWANELDATSYGPVCPQPSDLLSLSYAELPRQSEDCLYLNVFAPDTPSQNKPVMVWIHGGAFYLGAGSEPLYDGSRLAAQGEVIIVTLNYRLGPFGFLHLSSFDEAYSDNLGLLDQAAALKWVRDNISAFGGDPENVTIFGESAGGMSIAALLAMPAAKGLFQKAIMESGASRTMTKEKAASTAAAFLQVLGMNESQLDRLHTVSAEDLLRAADQLRKAGNENIFQLFFQPALDPKTLPAEPEKAIADGAAAGIPLLIGTNRDEGYLFFTPDSDVHSQETLDAALEYLLGKPLAEKAADLYPRSLESQIHMMTDLLFWRPAVACASAQSDYAPVWMYRFDWHPDKPPYNKAFHALELPFVFGNLDGLERMANAEVTDEVKQLSHTIQSAWITFAKTGNPSTKEVKWPAYDAEARKTLILDSEVTIENDPESEKRQKLFPSQGE from the coding sequence ATGTCTCATAAAACAATAACGACTCAGTACGGCAAAGTAAAAGGTACAATCGAAAACGGCGTACATATATGGAAAGGCATCCCCTATGCCAAGCCGCCTATCGGACAATCGCGTTTTAAAGCACCGGCGCCGCCTGAAGCGTGGGCGAACGAACTGGACGCCACCTCGTACGGCCCGGTTTGCCCTCAGCCGTCTGATTTGCTGTCACTTTCATATGCTGAGCTCCCCCGCCAGTCCGAGGATTGCCTGTATCTCAATGTGTTCGCGCCTGACACTCCGAGCCAAAACAAGCCTGTGATGGTGTGGATTCATGGCGGCGCTTTTTATCTTGGTGCAGGCAGTGAGCCATTATACGACGGATCAAGACTTGCAGCGCAGGGAGAAGTCATTATCGTTACACTGAACTATCGGCTGGGGCCGTTTGGCTTTTTGCACTTGTCTTCGTTTGATGAAGCGTATTCGGATAACCTTGGGCTTTTGGACCAGGCCGCCGCACTGAAATGGGTGCGAGACAATATCTCAGCATTTGGCGGTGATCCGGAGAACGTAACGATATTTGGAGAATCCGCAGGCGGCATGAGCATTGCCGCGCTGCTCGCTATGCCTGCGGCAAAAGGCTTGTTCCAGAAGGCGATCATGGAAAGCGGCGCTTCCCGAACAATGACGAAAGAAAAAGCGGCTAGCACCGCGGCAGCTTTTTTACAGGTCCTTGGAATGAACGAAAGCCAATTGGATAGATTGCATACGGTTTCTGCGGAAGATTTGCTCAGAGCGGCCGATCAGCTCCGCAAAGCAGGAAATGAAAACATCTTTCAGCTGTTCTTCCAGCCAGCACTTGATCCGAAAACGCTGCCTGCAGAACCAGAAAAAGCGATCGCGGACGGAGCTGCCGCCGGCATTCCGCTGTTAATCGGAACAAACCGCGATGAAGGATATTTATTTTTCACACCGGACTCAGACGTTCATTCACAGGAAACGCTTGATGCCGCGCTCGAGTATTTATTAGGGAAGCCGCTGGCCGAGAAAGCCGCCGATCTATATCCGCGCTCTCTGGAAAGCCAAATTCATATGATGACTGATTTGTTATTCTGGCGCCCGGCCGTCGCCTGCGCCTCCGCCCAGTCCGATTACGCGCCTGTCTGGATGTACCGATTCGACTGGCACCCCGATAAGCCGCCGTACAATAAAGCGTTTCACGCATTAGAGCTTCCTTTTGTTTTCGGAAATCTGGACGGGTTGGAGCGGATGGCAAACGCGGAGGTTACAGATGAGGTCAAACAGCTTTCTCACACCATACAATCAGCATGGATCACGTTCGCCAAAACAGGAAACCCAAGCACCAAAGAAGTAAAGTGGCCGGCTTACGACGCAGAAGCAAGGAAGACGCTGATTTTAGATTCAGAGGTTACGATCGAAAACGATCCTGAATCTGAAAAAAGGCAAAAACTATTCCCTTCACAAGGAGAATAA
- the epsB gene encoding protein tyrosine kinase EpsB, with protein sequence MIFRKKKARRGLAQISVLHNKSVVAEQYRTIRTNIEFSSVQTNLRSILVTSSVPGEGKSFSAANLAAVFAQQQEKKVLLVDADLRKPTIHQTFQVENVTGLTNVLVGNASLSETVQKTPIDNLYVLTSGPTPPNPAELLSSKAMGDLIADIYEQFSLVIFDSPPLLAVADAQILANQTDGSVLVVLSGKTKNDTVLKAKDALEQSNAKLLGALLNKKKMKKSEHYSY encoded by the coding sequence GTGATCTTTAGAAAAAAGAAAGCAAGGCGAGGTTTGGCTCAAATATCCGTATTACATAATAAGTCAGTTGTTGCAGAACAATATCGCACCATTCGGACAAACATTGAGTTCTCATCTGTCCAGACCAACTTGCGGTCTATTCTCGTCACCTCCTCTGTGCCCGGTGAAGGTAAATCGTTCAGTGCGGCGAATCTTGCGGCTGTCTTTGCGCAGCAGCAGGAAAAGAAAGTGCTGCTGGTGGATGCCGATTTAAGAAAGCCGACCATCCATCAGACATTCCAGGTTGAGAATGTAACCGGGCTGACAAATGTCCTGGTTGGTAATGCTTCACTCAGTGAGACGGTGCAAAAGACGCCGATTGATAACTTATATGTGCTGACAAGCGGGCCGACCCCGCCGAATCCGGCTGAACTTCTGTCTTCAAAAGCGATGGGGGATTTAATCGCTGACATCTATGAACAATTCAGCCTCGTCATCTTTGATTCCCCTCCGCTTTTGGCTGTTGCGGATGCTCAGATTTTAGCAAATCAGACAGACGGCAGTGTGCTCGTCGTGTTAAGCGGAAAAACAAAAAACGATACCGTCCTGAAAGCGAAGGATGCACTGGAACAATCCAATGCCAAGCTGTTAGGCGCTCTTTTAAACAAAAAGAAAATGAAAAAATCGGAACACTATTCCTACTAA
- a CDS encoding polysaccharide biosynthesis protein, with the protein MSYRRRLSMIIALDTYLVLNSIIAGYQFLKDSYQFYDSGALLLTAVSLLLSYHVCAFLFHQYKQVWTYTGLGELIVLLKGITLSAVVTGVIQYAVYHTMFFRLLTACWVLQLLSIGGTRVLSRVLKESIRKNRSASSRALIIGAGSGGTLMVRQLLSKDDPDIIPVAFIDDDQTKHKLEIMGLPVIGGKESIMPAIQKLKINYIIIAIPSLRTHELQVLYKECVRTGVNIKIMPHFDEMLLGTRTAGQIRDVKAEDLLGRKPITLDTSEISNRIKGKTVLVTGAGGSIGSEICRQISAFQPKEIILLGHGENSIHSIYTELNGRFGKHIVFHTEIADVQDRDKMFTLMKKYEPHVVYHAAAHKHVPLMEHNPEEAVKNNIIGTKNVAEAADMSGTETFVLISSDKAVNPANIMGATKRFAEMIIMNLGKVSRTKFVAVRFGNVLGSRGSVIPIFKKQIEKGGPVTVTHPAMTRYFMTIPEASRLVIQAGALAKGRQIFVLDMGEPVKIVDLAKNLIHLSGYTTEQIPIEFTGIRPGEKMYEELLNKNEVHAEQIFPKIHIGKAVDGDWPVLMRFIEDYNELPEADLRARLFAAIDTDKLTAASAH; encoded by the coding sequence TTGAGTTACCGGAGAAGACTCTCAATGATTATTGCGCTGGATACGTATCTCGTTTTAAATTCAATTATTGCAGGATATCAATTTTTAAAAGATTCCTATCAATTTTATGACTCCGGAGCATTATTGCTTACCGCTGTCAGCTTGCTCCTCAGCTATCATGTATGTGCTTTCCTGTTTCATCAGTATAAACAGGTATGGACATACACAGGACTCGGCGAGCTGATCGTCCTGCTTAAGGGCATTACGCTATCAGCCGTTGTAACCGGCGTCATTCAGTATGCTGTGTATCATACGATGTTTTTCCGTCTGTTAACCGCGTGCTGGGTGCTTCAGCTTTTGTCTATCGGCGGAACCCGTGTTTTATCCAGAGTGTTAAAAGAAAGCATTAGAAAAAACCGCAGCGCCTCGTCCCGCGCGTTGATTATCGGAGCGGGTTCAGGCGGGACACTGATGGTCAGGCAGCTGCTTTCAAAAGATGATCCTGACATCATACCTGTCGCTTTTATTGATGACGACCAAACGAAGCATAAATTAGAAATTATGGGGCTGCCCGTAATCGGCGGAAAAGAAAGTATCATGCCTGCGATACAAAAACTCAAAATTAACTATATTATTATTGCCATTCCTTCACTTCGCACCCATGAGCTTCAAGTATTATATAAAGAATGTGTGCGAACGGGAGTAAACATTAAAATTATGCCTCATTTTGATGAAATGCTGCTCGGCACACGAACTGCCGGACAAATCAGAGATGTAAAAGCTGAGGATTTGCTCGGCAGAAAGCCGATCACCCTCGACACAAGTGAAATTTCGAACCGCATCAAAGGAAAAACAGTTCTCGTCACGGGAGCGGGCGGATCAATCGGCTCGGAAATCTGCCGGCAGATCAGCGCGTTTCAGCCTAAGGAAATTATTTTGCTCGGCCATGGGGAAAACAGCATTCATTCAATTTATACAGAGCTGAACGGACGATTCGGCAAACACATCGTGTTCCATACCGAAATCGCGGATGTGCAGGACCGCGATAAAATGTTTACCTTGATGAAAAAGTACGAGCCGCACGTTGTCTACCATGCAGCTGCCCACAAGCATGTGCCTTTAATGGAACACAATCCTGAAGAGGCTGTCAAAAACAACATCATCGGAACAAAAAATGTCGCGGAAGCAGCCGATATGTCGGGGACAGAGACGTTCGTGCTGATTTCATCAGACAAAGCGGTGAACCCGGCCAATATAATGGGGGCGACAAAACGATTCGCCGAGATGATTATTATGAATCTCGGAAAAGTCAGCAGAACCAAATTTGTCGCTGTCCGCTTCGGCAATGTGCTCGGGAGCCGCGGCAGTGTCATTCCGATTTTTAAAAAACAGATTGAAAAAGGCGGCCCGGTGACGGTAACACATCCGGCGATGACCCGCTATTTTATGACAATTCCCGAGGCCTCAAGACTTGTTATCCAAGCCGGGGCACTGGCGAAAGGGCGCCAGATTTTTGTTCTCGATATGGGAGAGCCCGTAAAAATTGTGGATCTTGCCAAAAACCTCATTCATTTGTCCGGCTACACGACTGAGCAGATTCCTATCGAATTCACAGGCATTCGCCCCGGTGAAAAAATGTATGAGGAATTGCTGAACAAAAATGAAGTACACGCTGAACAAATCTTTCCGAAAATACATATTGGCAAAGCGGTGGACGGCGATTGGCCTGTGCTGATGCGCTTTATCGAGGACTATAATGAGCTGCCGGAAGCCGATCTGAGAGCGAGGCTGTTTGCGGCGATCGATACAGACAAATTGACAGCTGCCAGTGCTCATTAG
- a CDS encoding serine hydrolase produces the protein MKQNKRKHLKTLFETLAEEYQFNGTILAAEDGDILYHHSFGYADLTEKRPLQTNSLFELASLSKPFTALGVILLEEKGILGYEDKVERWLPGFPYTGVTIRHLLNHTSGLPDYMGWFFANWDQHKIAVNQDIVDMLMNEGLPGYFEPNEGWLYRNTGYVLLAVIIEKASGMSYADFMKTRIFSPVGMKETRVYNRRLRPERIDHYAYGYVYDVHSETYVLPDDLEETNYVVYLDGIQGDGTVNSVASDLFRLDQVLYEDDFISNASKEAAFSPVRLNNGETFNYGFGWVLQNSPEKGKIVSHSGGWPGYSTMMVRYIDHRKTLIYLSNKEEDAEYEQAILKAAENILFGQTYEIPERPADKKKKKIDPSIYSRYVGSYVLQDGMAAAVTAENERLYLHITGQLRLELFPSSEIRFFLRSLSVEIEFVLGDEVAKSFIIYEDGTEEEAVRTN, from the coding sequence ATGAAGCAGAATAAAAGAAAGCACCTTAAGACGTTATTTGAGACATTAGCTGAAGAATATCAGTTCAACGGGACGATTCTGGCTGCGGAGGATGGCGATATCTTATACCATCACTCTTTCGGTTATGCGGATCTGACGGAAAAACGCCCTTTGCAAACCAACTCTTTGTTTGAGTTAGCGTCTCTGTCAAAGCCGTTCACAGCTTTGGGCGTTATATTGCTGGAGGAGAAAGGAATTCTTGGGTATGAAGACAAAGTGGAGCGCTGGCTGCCGGGCTTTCCTTATACGGGCGTCACGATTCGGCATTTATTGAATCATACGTCCGGGCTTCCTGATTATATGGGATGGTTTTTTGCCAATTGGGATCAACACAAGATTGCGGTGAATCAGGATATTGTCGATATGCTGATGAATGAGGGGCTGCCTGGTTATTTTGAGCCGAATGAAGGCTGGCTGTACAGGAATACGGGGTATGTGCTGCTGGCGGTTATCATTGAAAAAGCATCTGGCATGAGCTATGCGGATTTTATGAAAACACGTATTTTTTCACCGGTCGGCATGAAGGAAACGAGAGTGTATAATAGGAGGCTTCGGCCTGAACGGATCGATCATTATGCATACGGATATGTGTATGATGTACATTCCGAAACGTACGTCCTTCCTGATGATCTGGAGGAAACGAACTATGTTGTTTACCTCGATGGGATTCAGGGAGATGGGACGGTGAACTCTGTCGCAAGCGATTTGTTTCGCTTAGATCAGGTTTTATATGAGGACGATTTCATCAGCAACGCTTCTAAGGAAGCCGCATTTTCTCCGGTGCGCCTGAACAATGGTGAAACGTTCAATTACGGCTTTGGCTGGGTGCTGCAAAACAGTCCTGAAAAAGGGAAGATTGTCAGCCACAGCGGAGGGTGGCCCGGCTATTCGACAATGATGGTCCGATATATAGATCACCGTAAGACGCTGATCTATTTGAGCAATAAGGAAGAGGATGCTGAATATGAACAAGCGATTCTGAAGGCGGCGGAGAATATTTTATTTGGCCAGACGTATGAAATTCCGGAACGTCCTGCTGATAAAAAGAAGAAAAAAATAGATCCGTCGATATACAGCCGTTATGTTGGAAGCTACGTCTTGCAGGATGGGATGGCCGCTGCGGTGACTGCCGAGAATGAAAGGCTTTATCTGCACATCACCGGACAGCTGAGGCTGGAATTATTTCCTTCATCGGAAATCCGTTTCTTTCTGCGATCATTGTCTGTTGAAATAGAATTTGTTTTAGGTGATGAGGTTGCGAAAAGCTTTATCATCTATGAGGATGGCACAGAAGAAGAAGCGGTCCGTACGAATTAG
- a CDS encoding DUF3237 domain-containing protein — protein MNKPVLKRFASLEIKVDPPISIGETGLGLRRWIPIRSGTITGEVRGRILPGGADSQIIRADGRTDLSARYVIETADHELIYIENNGIRQVSEPFLKQAAAGEIIDPEHVYFRTVPTFETGSEAYQWLHDRLFIGSAERTPDYVRLDIYEVQ, from the coding sequence ATGAATAAGCCGGTTTTAAAACGATTTGCCTCTTTAGAAATCAAGGTTGATCCGCCTATCTCGATTGGTGAGACAGGCCTGGGACTGAGACGGTGGATTCCGATTCGTTCGGGAACAATAACCGGGGAAGTAAGAGGACGTATTTTGCCGGGCGGTGCCGATTCACAAATCATTCGCGCTGACGGCAGAACAGATTTATCTGCCAGGTATGTGATCGAAACAGCCGATCATGAACTGATTTACATTGAAAACAATGGAATACGGCAAGTCAGCGAGCCGTTTCTAAAACAAGCCGCGGCCGGGGAAATCATTGATCCGGAGCATGTTTATTTCCGTACGGTGCCGACATTTGAAACAGGCAGTGAAGCCTATCAATGGCTGCATGACCGCTTGTTTATCGGTTCCGCAGAAAGAACCCCTGATTACGTTCGACTAGACATTTATGAAGTACAGTAA
- the padC gene encoding phenolic acid decarboxylase: MENFIGSHMIYTYENGWEYEIYIKNDHTIDYRIHSGMVAGRWVRDQEVNIVKLTEGVYKVSWTEPTGTDVSLNFMPNEKRMHGIIFFPKWVHEHPEITVCYQNDHIDLMKESREKYETYPKYVVPEFAEITFLKNEGADNEEVISKAPYEGMTDDIRAGKL, from the coding sequence ATGGAAAACTTTATCGGAAGCCACATGATTTATACTTATGAAAATGGATGGGAATACGAGATTTATATTAAAAATGACCATACAATCGATTATAGAATTCATAGCGGAATGGTTGCCGGACGCTGGGTTCGGGATCAGGAAGTCAATATTGTCAAACTGACGGAGGGCGTATACAAAGTGTCCTGGACAGAGCCGACAGGCACAGATGTTTCATTAAACTTTATGCCGAATGAAAAACGCATGCACGGCATTATATTCTTCCCGAAATGGGTGCATGAACATCCTGAAATTACGGTCTGCTACCAAAATGACCACATTGACCTGATGAAAGAATCCCGTGAAAAATATGAAACGTATCCAAAATACGTTGTACCTGAATTTGCGGAGATTACTTTTCTGAAAAATGAAGGAGCCGACAACGAAGAAGTGATTTCGAAAGCTCCTTATGAGGGCATGACAGACGACATTCGCGCGGGAAAATTATAA